From Pandoraea vervacti, the proteins below share one genomic window:
- a CDS encoding acyl-CoA thioesterase: MSTPTPALTALPEEKELALRVMPMPADANAHGDVFGGWIMSQVDIAGSIPAAQRANGRVATIAVNSFLFKEPVFVGDLLSFYATIVKTGNTSITVYVEAYAQRMRLTHEIVKVTEAMVTYVATDEDRRPRPLPKLDAAS, from the coding sequence ATGAGTACCCCGACCCCGGCCCTCACGGCCCTGCCCGAAGAAAAAGAACTGGCCTTGCGCGTGATGCCGATGCCCGCCGACGCCAACGCTCACGGCGACGTGTTCGGCGGCTGGATCATGTCGCAGGTCGACATCGCGGGCTCGATTCCCGCGGCACAACGCGCCAACGGCCGTGTCGCGACCATTGCCGTGAACTCGTTCCTGTTCAAGGAGCCGGTGTTCGTCGGCGATCTGCTGAGCTTCTACGCGACGATCGTGAAAACGGGCAACACGTCGATCACCGTCTACGTCGAGGCGTACGCTCAGCGCATGCGCCTGACGCACGAGATCGTCAAAGTCACCGAAGCGATGGTGACGTACGTGGCGACCGACGAAGACCGCCGCCCGCGTCCGCTGCCAAAGCTCGACGCCGCCAGCTGA
- a CDS encoding enoyl-CoA hydratase, producing MEDVLVQRQGAVQVLTFNRAHKKNAITADMYQALADGIAQAEDDASLRVMLIQGQPDAFSAGNDLEDFLKNPPKDESAPVFQFLRAISQASKPIVAAVAGNAVGVGTTLLLHCDVVYAADSARFSLPFSQLALCPEAASSWLLPRVAGYQRAAEKLLFGEPFDVNEAVAMGFVNRVLPAAEVFDYAAKRAAQLAAMPAGSLRVTKQLMKADGARDVQARIGEEGVEFAKRLLSPEAREAFTAFFEKRKPDYSQFS from the coding sequence ATGGAAGACGTATTGGTACAGCGTCAGGGCGCCGTGCAGGTGCTGACGTTCAACCGCGCTCACAAGAAGAACGCGATTACCGCCGACATGTATCAGGCGCTCGCCGACGGCATCGCACAGGCGGAGGACGACGCCTCGTTGCGTGTGATGCTGATTCAGGGGCAACCCGACGCCTTCTCGGCGGGCAACGATCTCGAAGACTTCCTCAAGAACCCGCCGAAGGACGAGAGCGCGCCGGTGTTTCAGTTCCTGCGCGCCATCAGTCAGGCGAGCAAGCCGATCGTGGCCGCCGTGGCGGGCAATGCGGTGGGCGTGGGCACGACGCTGCTGTTGCACTGCGACGTGGTCTACGCGGCCGATTCGGCGAGATTTTCACTGCCGTTCTCGCAACTGGCATTGTGTCCGGAGGCGGCGTCGAGCTGGCTGTTGCCACGCGTGGCAGGGTATCAGCGTGCAGCCGAGAAGCTGCTGTTCGGCGAGCCGTTCGACGTGAACGAAGCCGTGGCGATGGGTTTCGTCAATCGTGTTCTGCCGGCCGCAGAGGTATTCGACTATGCCGCGAAGCGCGCCGCACAACTGGCCGCGATGCCGGCCGGGTCGCTGCGGGTGACCAAGCAGCTCATGAAGGCGGACGGCGCGCGCGACGTGCAGGCGCGTATCGGCGAGGAGGGCGTGGAGTTTGCGAAACGTCTGCTCTCGCCCGAGGCGCGCGAAGCATTCACGGCATTCTTCGAAAAGCGAAAACCGGATTACAGCCAGTTTTCGTAA
- a CDS encoding 3-hydroxyacyl-CoA dehydrogenase/enoyl-CoA hydratase family protein yields MGAQIAAHLVNAKVPVVLFDLPAKEGPKNGIVTRAIESLKKLSPAPFADKADAQYIEAANYEDDLEKLAGCDVVIEAIAERMDWKHDLYKKVAPHLAKHAIFASNTSGLSITELSEGFDADLKSRFCGVHFFNPPRYMHLVELIPTATTEPAILDQLETFLTSTLGKGVVRAKDTPNFIANRVGVFSILAVFAEAQKYGIPFDVVDDLTGSKLGRAKSATFRTADVVGLDTMAHVIKTMQDGLKDDPFAPTYATPPVLKALVEKGALGQKTGAGFYKKEGKVIKVLDPRSGEYVESGKKADEMVVRILKKAPAERLRLLRESTNPQAQFLWAVFRDVFHYIGVYLEQIADNAREVDFAIRWGFGWTTGPFEDWQAAGWKDIAQWVQEDIDAGKALSSAPLPKWVTSGKVADAGGVHTAQGSYNPARDTFVPRSTLPVYERQVFPASLVGDASADPRKFGKTIEENDAVRLWVDETPGQDDVLIVSFKTKMNTIGPDVIDGLTRAIDLAEQQYRGVVVWQPTSLKLGAPGGPFSAGADLEAAMPAFMMGGAKGIEPFIKKFQDGMMRVKYAQVPVVSAVSGIALGGGCELLLHSAKRVAALESYIGLVEVGVGLVPGGGGLKEAAIRAAEAATAAGSVQYLQFVTKSFTNAAMAKVSGSAIDARDMGYLKPSDTIVYNVHELLSVARNEARALSLAGYRPPLKPAGIPVAGRSGVSTIKASLVNMRDGNFISAHDFLIASRIAEAVCGGDVEAGSLVNEEWLLALERRAFIELLGTSKTQERIMGMLQTGKPVRN; encoded by the coding sequence ATGGGCGCGCAGATCGCTGCGCACCTCGTCAATGCGAAAGTGCCCGTCGTGCTGTTCGATCTGCCGGCCAAGGAAGGCCCGAAAAACGGCATCGTCACGCGTGCCATCGAGAGCCTGAAGAAGCTGAGTCCTGCGCCGTTCGCCGACAAAGCCGACGCGCAGTACATCGAAGCGGCAAACTACGAAGACGACCTCGAGAAGCTCGCCGGCTGCGACGTGGTGATCGAAGCGATCGCCGAGCGCATGGACTGGAAGCACGACCTGTACAAGAAGGTCGCGCCGCATCTGGCCAAGCATGCGATTTTCGCATCGAACACGTCCGGCCTGTCGATCACCGAACTCTCCGAAGGCTTCGACGCCGATCTGAAGTCGCGCTTTTGCGGGGTGCACTTCTTCAACCCGCCGCGCTACATGCATCTGGTCGAGCTGATCCCGACCGCGACGACCGAGCCGGCCATCCTCGATCAACTCGAAACGTTCCTCACGTCCACGCTCGGCAAGGGTGTCGTGCGCGCGAAGGACACGCCGAACTTCATCGCCAACCGGGTTGGCGTGTTCTCGATTCTGGCGGTGTTCGCCGAAGCGCAGAAGTACGGCATTCCGTTCGACGTTGTCGACGATCTGACGGGCAGCAAGCTCGGTCGCGCCAAGTCGGCCACGTTCCGCACGGCCGACGTGGTCGGTCTGGACACGATGGCGCACGTCATCAAGACGATGCAGGACGGCCTGAAGGACGATCCGTTCGCACCGACCTACGCCACGCCGCCCGTGCTCAAGGCGCTGGTGGAGAAGGGCGCGCTGGGGCAGAAGACGGGCGCGGGTTTCTACAAGAAGGAAGGCAAGGTCATCAAGGTGCTCGACCCGCGCTCGGGCGAGTACGTCGAGTCGGGCAAGAAGGCCGACGAAATGGTGGTGCGCATTCTGAAGAAGGCGCCGGCCGAGCGTCTGCGTTTGCTGCGCGAATCGACCAACCCGCAGGCTCAGTTCCTATGGGCGGTGTTCCGTGACGTGTTCCATTACATCGGCGTGTATCTGGAGCAGATTGCCGACAACGCCCGCGAAGTGGACTTCGCGATCCGTTGGGGCTTCGGCTGGACGACGGGGCCGTTCGAAGACTGGCAGGCCGCCGGCTGGAAGGACATTGCCCAGTGGGTGCAGGAAGACATCGACGCGGGCAAGGCGCTGTCGAGCGCACCGCTGCCCAAGTGGGTCACGAGCGGCAAGGTGGCCGATGCGGGCGGTGTGCACACGGCGCAAGGGTCGTACAACCCGGCCAGGGATACGTTCGTGCCGCGCAGCACGCTGCCGGTCTATGAGCGTCAGGTATTCCCGGCCTCGCTCGTGGGCGACGCCAGCGCCGATCCGCGCAAGTTCGGCAAGACCATCGAAGAGAACGATGCCGTGCGTCTGTGGGTCGACGAGACCCCGGGCCAGGACGACGTCCTCATCGTCTCGTTCAAGACGAAGATGAACACCATCGGGCCGGACGTCATCGACGGTCTGACCCGCGCCATCGATCTGGCGGAGCAGCAGTATCGCGGCGTGGTCGTGTGGCAGCCGACCTCGCTCAAGCTCGGCGCACCGGGCGGGCCGTTCTCGGCGGGCGCCGATTTGGAAGCGGCCATGCCCGCGTTCATGATGGGCGGCGCCAAGGGCATCGAACCGTTCATCAAGAAATTCCAGGACGGCATGATGCGCGTGAAATACGCGCAAGTGCCGGTGGTCAGCGCCGTGTCCGGCATTGCGCTGGGCGGCGGCTGCGAACTACTGCTGCATAGCGCCAAGCGTGTGGCGGCGCTCGAGAGCTACATCGGGCTCGTGGAAGTCGGCGTCGGGCTCGTGCCGGGCGGCGGCGGTCTGAAGGAAGCGGCGATCCGTGCCGCCGAAGCGGCCACCGCAGCAGGTAGCGTCCAGTATCTTCAGTTCGTGACGAAGTCGTTCACCAACGCCGCGATGGCGAAGGTCTCCGGCTCGGCCATCGACGCCCGCGACATGGGCTATCTGAAGCCGTCGGACACCATCGTCTACAACGTGCATGAGTTGCTGTCGGTCGCGCGCAACGAGGCGCGTGCCTTGTCGCTCGCCGGTTATCGTCCGCCGCTCAAGCCGGCCGGCATTCCGGTGGCGGGCCGCTCGGGCGTGTCGACGATCAAGGCCTCGCTGGTGAACATGCGCGACGGCAACTTCATCTCCGCGCACGATTTCCTGATCGCCTCGCGCATTGCCGAAGCCGTGTGCGGCGGCGACGTGGAAGCGGGCAGCCTCGTGAACGAAGAGTGGCTGCTGGCGCTCGAGCGTCGCGCCTTCATCGAACTGCTGGGCACGTCGAAGACCCAGGAACGCATCATGGGCATGCTGCAAACCGGCAAGCCGGTGCGCAACTAA
- a CDS encoding acyl-CoA dehydrogenase C-terminal domain-containing protein, with the protein MGQYNAPLRDMQFVMHELLGVENELKAMPKHADIDADTINQVLEEAGKFCSEVVFPLNQVGDREGCKYEGDGVVTTPTGFKEAYRQYVEAGWPSLACDPEFGGQGLPQVVNNALYEMLNSANQAWTMYPGLSHGAYECLHAHGTPEQQATYLPKIVSGEWTGTMCLTEPHCGTDLGMLRTKAEPNGDGSYAISGTKIFISAGEHDMAANIVHLVLARLPDAPPGTKGISLFVVPKFVPDANGAPGERNGIKCGSIEHKMGIHGNATCVMNLDGAKGWLVGEPNKGLNAMFVMMNAARQGVGMQGMGLTEVAYQNSLVYAKERLQMRSLTGPKAPDKPADPIIVHPDVRRMLLTQKAYVEGGRAFSYWTALHIDKELSHGDEAERKEAADLVALLTPIIKAFLTDNAFECTNHAMQIYGGHGFISEWGMEQYVRDARINMIYEGTNSIQALDLLGRKVLGDMGAKLKKFGKLVQDFVEAEGTKEEMQEFINPLADIGDKVQKLTMEIGMKAMANPDEVGAASVPYQRVVGHLVFAYFWARMARIALDKQDSGDKFYASKLATARFYFAKLLPETASQIRMARAGAKTLMEVDVDLF; encoded by the coding sequence CCGCTCAATCAGGTGGGCGACCGCGAAGGCTGCAAATACGAAGGCGACGGTGTCGTGACCACCCCGACCGGCTTCAAGGAAGCCTATCGGCAATACGTCGAAGCCGGCTGGCCGTCACTGGCCTGCGATCCGGAATTCGGTGGTCAGGGCCTGCCGCAGGTCGTGAACAACGCGCTGTACGAAATGCTGAACTCGGCCAACCAGGCATGGACGATGTACCCCGGCCTGTCGCATGGCGCCTACGAGTGTCTGCACGCGCACGGCACTCCCGAACAACAGGCCACCTATCTGCCGAAAATCGTGTCGGGCGAATGGACCGGCACGATGTGCCTGACCGAGCCGCACTGCGGCACCGATCTGGGCATGCTGCGCACGAAGGCCGAGCCCAACGGCGACGGTTCCTACGCCATCTCCGGCACCAAGATCTTCATCTCGGCGGGCGAGCATGACATGGCCGCCAACATCGTTCACCTCGTGCTGGCCCGCCTGCCGGACGCCCCCCCGGGGACCAAGGGTATCTCGCTGTTCGTGGTGCCGAAGTTCGTTCCCGACGCCAACGGCGCACCGGGCGAGCGCAACGGTATCAAGTGCGGCTCCATCGAACACAAGATGGGTATCCACGGCAATGCCACCTGCGTGATGAATCTCGATGGCGCGAAGGGCTGGCTCGTCGGCGAACCGAACAAGGGCCTGAACGCCATGTTCGTGATGATGAACGCCGCGCGTCAGGGCGTTGGCATGCAAGGCATGGGCCTGACCGAAGTCGCATATCAGAACTCGCTGGTGTACGCGAAGGAACGTCTCCAGATGCGCTCGCTCACGGGGCCGAAGGCACCGGACAAGCCGGCCGATCCGATCATCGTCCACCCGGACGTGCGCCGCATGCTGCTCACGCAAAAGGCCTATGTGGAAGGCGGTCGCGCTTTCTCGTACTGGACGGCGCTGCACATCGACAAGGAGTTGTCGCATGGCGACGAGGCCGAGCGCAAGGAAGCGGCCGATCTGGTCGCGCTGCTCACGCCGATCATCAAGGCGTTCCTCACGGACAACGCTTTCGAGTGCACGAACCACGCCATGCAGATCTACGGCGGCCACGGTTTCATCTCCGAGTGGGGCATGGAACAGTACGTGCGCGACGCCCGTATCAACATGATCTACGAGGGCACCAACTCGATTCAGGCGCTCGATCTGCTCGGACGCAAGGTGCTCGGCGACATGGGCGCGAAGCTCAAGAAGTTCGGCAAGCTTGTGCAGGACTTCGTCGAGGCCGAAGGCACGAAGGAAGAGATGCAGGAGTTCATCAACCCGCTCGCGGACATCGGTGACAAGGTCCAGAAGCTGACGATGGAAATCGGCATGAAGGCGATGGCCAATCCGGACGAAGTGGGCGCCGCATCCGTGCCGTACCAGCGCGTGGTCGGTCACCTCGTGTTCGCCTACTTCTGGGCGCGCATGGCGCGCATCGCGCTCGACAAGCAGGACAGCGGCGACAAGTTCTACGCGTCGAAGCTCGCCACGGCGCGCTTCTATTTCGCCAAGTTGCTGCCGGAGACCGCGTCGCAAATCCGCATGGCCCGTGCCGGTGCGAAGACGCTGATGGAAGTCGACGTCGACCTGTTCTGA
- a CDS encoding acetyl-CoA C-acyltransferase, with product MSKQLQDAYIVAATRAPIGKAPKGSYKNTRPDDLLATILKSTLSQVPDLDPKVIEDAIIGCAIPEAQQGLNVARIGALLSGLPNTVGGVTVNRFCASGLTALAMAADRIRVGEADAMIAGGIESMSMVPMMGNTPSLSPSIFERDENVGIAYGMGLTAEKVAQQWGVTREAQDAFALASHQKAIKAQQAGEFANEITPIEIVERFPNLATGEVSIKTRTLSLDEGPRPDTSIEGLAKLRPVFASKGSVTAGNSSQTSDGAGALLVVSEKILKQFNLTPLARFVSFAVRGVPPEIMGIGPKEAIPAALRAAGLSQQDMDWIELNEAFAAQALAVIKDLDLDTRKVNPMGGAIALGHPLGATGAIRAATVVHALRRHNLKYGMVTMCVGTGMGAAGIIERM from the coding sequence ATGAGCAAACAATTGCAAGACGCCTACATCGTTGCCGCCACCCGTGCGCCGATCGGCAAGGCGCCCAAGGGCAGCTACAAGAACACGCGTCCGGACGATCTGCTCGCGACCATCCTCAAGAGCACGCTGTCGCAGGTGCCGGATCTGGATCCGAAGGTCATCGAAGACGCCATCATCGGTTGCGCCATTCCCGAAGCCCAGCAAGGTCTGAATGTCGCGCGCATCGGCGCGCTGCTCTCCGGGCTGCCGAACACGGTGGGCGGTGTCACGGTCAACCGTTTCTGTGCTTCGGGCCTCACCGCACTGGCCATGGCCGCCGACCGCATTCGCGTGGGCGAAGCCGACGCGATGATTGCGGGCGGTATCGAAAGCATGAGCATGGTGCCGATGATGGGTAACACGCCGTCGCTCTCGCCCTCGATTTTCGAGCGCGACGAGAACGTAGGCATTGCCTATGGCATGGGCCTCACCGCAGAAAAGGTCGCGCAGCAGTGGGGCGTAACCCGCGAAGCGCAGGACGCTTTTGCGCTCGCCTCGCATCAGAAAGCCATCAAGGCCCAACAAGCTGGCGAGTTCGCCAACGAAATCACGCCGATCGAAATCGTCGAGCGCTTCCCGAATCTGGCCACGGGCGAAGTGTCGATCAAGACGCGCACGCTGTCGCTCGACGAAGGCCCGCGTCCGGATACGTCGATCGAAGGGCTGGCCAAACTGCGTCCGGTGTTCGCCAGCAAGGGCTCGGTCACGGCTGGCAACAGCTCGCAGACGTCCGACGGCGCCGGCGCGCTGCTGGTGGTGAGCGAAAAGATCCTCAAGCAGTTCAACCTCACGCCGCTCGCCCGCTTTGTTTCGTTCGCCGTGCGTGGCGTGCCGCCCGAGATCATGGGCATTGGTCCGAAGGAGGCGATCCCGGCGGCGCTGCGTGCCGCAGGGTTGAGCCAGCAGGATATGGACTGGATCGAACTGAACGAAGCGTTTGCTGCGCAGGCGCTCGCCGTCATCAAGGATCTGGATCTGGACACGCGCAAGGTGAACCCGATGGGCGGCGCGATTGCGCTGGGCCACCCGTTGGGTGCGACGGGCGCTATCCGGGCCGCGACCGTGGTGCACGCGCTGCGTCGCCACAATCTGAAGTACGGCATGGTAACGATGTGCGTGGGCACGGGGATGGGCGCGGCGGGCATTATCGAGCGCATGTAA